One Mycolicibacterium doricum genomic window, GCGCTGGCGGTGGTGGGCATCGGACTGCTGATCGGCGGCCTGGTCGGGCTGATCGCCGGGACGGTGGGCGGTTGGGTCGACTCGGCACTGATGCGCGTGACCGACGCCTTCCTGTCGCTGCCCGCGCCGGTGCTGGCCATCTCCGTCGTCGCCGCGCTGGGACCCGGGTTCGTGCACACGCTGATCGCCGTGTCGATCGTGTGGTGGCCGTTCTACGCCCGGCTGGTCCGCGGAGAGGTCGCCCGGCTGGCGGCCCGCCCGCACGTCGAAGCCGCGAAACTCGCCGGTGTGGGCGGCATCCGGCTGGCCCGGCGGCACCTGTTGCCGGGTGCGGTGCCCAACGCACTGGTGGCGGCCAGCCTCGACCTCGGCACGTTGATCCTCACACTGGCATCGCTGTCCTTCCTCGGGCTCGGACAGTCCGCTCCCGCACCGGAACTCGGCGCTGACTCGGCCCGCAACCTGAGCTACTTCCTGCAGCAGTGGTGGGTGCCGGTGATGCCCGGCGTCGGGGTCCTCGTCCTGGCGGTGATCGGCAACGTCGCCGGTGACTGCCTGCGCAACCTGATGAAGACGAAGTAGGCCTGCCCGTGAAGACTTTCGTGACGACGCGGATCGCGGCCATGGTCGCCATCCTGGTCGCCCTGACCGGGGTGATGTTCGTGCTGCAACACATCTCGCCGCTCGACCCGGTCAAGGCGCAGCTCGGCGCCCAGGCCTCCCAGGAGGCCGTTGCCTCCCGCCGCGAGGCATTGGGTCTCAACGACCCGCTGCTGGTCCAGTTCTGGCGTTACCTCACCGGCGCCGTGCAGGGCAACCTGGGCACGTCGTACCGCACCCGGCATCCCGTCGCCTCCGA contains:
- a CDS encoding ABC transporter permease; translation: MAVALPAPALTRGRRRLFTLPQARSDLVNWIGVSSVVLITLIAVAVPLLAPYDPLLPVGMPLQAPLKDGFLLGTDSVLGTDSVGRDILSRVLYGARSSWFAALAVVGIGLLIGGLVGLIAGTVGGWVDSALMRVTDAFLSLPAPVLAISVVAALGPGFVHTLIAVSIVWWPFYARLVRGEVARLAARPHVEAAKLAGVGGIRLARRHLLPGAVPNALVAASLDLGTLILTLASLSFLGLGQSAPAPELGADSARNLSYFLQQWWVPVMPGVGVLVLAVIGNVAGDCLRNLMKTK